A genomic stretch from Microplitis mediator isolate UGA2020A chromosome 10, iyMicMedi2.1, whole genome shotgun sequence includes:
- the LOC130676343 gene encoding cyclin-T-like, giving the protein MAQKWYFNKEELKNSPSSKDGISAEKELDHKQQAAYLITDLGKRLKLSEVCVHTAIVYMHRFFIHHSLAKFHRYEIATAAIFLAAKVEEEPQKSQAVISALHVCLNKYEVHQLDSTFAENQEKVKALTSNEQLLLATLGFKMGVSHPHHYIKKFCGEIKACKELCKIFLQMANYTLQMTSMCLKYKPAVVASFCIYFTIQSSQWKIPQVIDGNLWFWLLDTKVTFDLLIKMDREFKAVLDKMSPRIKNRVMGLFKNPSVKVSAVNRIATTPSSSDPENVSGNPKVEKPRTRRKISYHEYRDRLMKKKSESDGSSTSSPPDVEVQDNSIGSTCQLVPSTVADLDHSRKRQNNYDMGSILCSAKRRKFL; this is encoded by the coding sequence ATGGCTCAAAAGTGGTATTTCAACAAAGAAGAGTTGAAGAACTCTCCAAGTTCCAAGGATGGCATCAGCGCGGAGAAAGAGCTAGATCATAAACAACAAGCCGCTTACCTAATAACTGATTTGGGCAAGCGGCTAAAATTGTCAGAAGTCTGTGTACATACTGCCATTGTGTACATGCACAGATTCTTTATTCACCATTCATTAGCCAAGTTTCACCGGTATGAAATTGCCACGGCGGCGATTTTTCTGGCGGCAAAGGTGGAAGAAGAGCCACAAAAATCGCAGGCGGTCATCAGCGCTCTTCATGTCTGCCTAAACAAATACGAAGTTCACCAACTGGACTCTACTTTTGCCGAGAACCAGGAGAAGGTCAAGGCACTAACTTCAAATGAGCAACTTCTTCTGGCAACACTTGGATTTAAGATGGGGGTTAGTCACCCTCATCATTACATCAAGAAATTCTGTGGGGAAATAAAAGCTTGCAAGGAATTATGCAAGATTTTTTTGCAGATGGCTAATTATACATTACAGATGACATCAATGTGCCTGAAATATAAACCGGCAGTTGTGGCGTCATTCTGTATTTATTTCACCATCCAATCGTCGCAGTGGAAGATTCCTCAAGTCATCGACGGGAATCTTTGGTTTTGGCTACTCGATACTAAAGTGACGTTCGATTTGCTGATTAAGATGGACAGGGAGTTCAAAGCGGTTTTAGATAAAATGTCACCCAGAATAAAAAACCGGGTGAtgggattatttaaaaatccatcGGTCAAAGTGAGTGCAGTGAATCGGATAGCGACGACCCCCAGTTCATCGGATCCAGAAAATGTTTCCGGTAACCCTAAAGTCGAGAAACCAAGGACTCGACGAAAAATCAGCTATCATGAGTATCGTGATAgactgatgaagaaaaaatctgAGTCAGATGGGTCATCGACTTCTTCACCTCCTGATGTAGAAGTTCAGGATAATTCCATTGGAAGTACCTGCCAACTTGTACCCTCAACTGTAGCGGATCTGGACCACAGCCGTAAGCGTCAAAATAATTACGACATGGGCAGTATTTTGTGTTCTGCTAAAAGACGTAAGTTTTTGTAg